A stretch of Pseudomonas sp. LRP2-20 DNA encodes these proteins:
- a CDS encoding glucokinase: MKDLLVGDIGGTNARFALWRDNQLCQVQVFATADYTSPEQAIEAYLQGQGIARGGLAAVCLAVAGPVNGDEFRFTNNHWRLSHKAFCQTLQVERLLLINDFSAQALGMTRLQPGEYREVCAGQADPTRPALVIGPGTGLGVGSLLRLGEQHWLALPGEGGHVDLPVGNAREAALHQQMHDQIGHVSAETVLSGGGLVRLYQAMCALDGDTPRHTSPAQVTDAALGGEPRALAVIEQFCRFLGRVAGNNVLTLGARGGVYIVGGVIPRFAELFLRSGFAASFADKGCMSGYFAGVPVWLVTAEFSGLLGAGVALQQTLDH; this comes from the coding sequence ATGAAGGACCTGCTGGTTGGCGACATCGGTGGCACCAATGCCCGTTTTGCGTTGTGGCGTGACAACCAGCTGTGCCAGGTGCAGGTCTTCGCCACGGCGGATTACACCAGCCCGGAACAGGCCATCGAGGCTTACCTGCAAGGCCAGGGTATCGCCCGTGGCGGCCTTGCCGCTGTGTGCCTGGCGGTGGCCGGGCCGGTGAATGGTGATGAGTTCCGCTTCACCAACAACCACTGGCGGCTGAGCCACAAGGCGTTTTGCCAGACCTTGCAGGTCGAGCGGCTGCTGCTGATCAACGACTTTTCTGCCCAGGCCCTGGGCATGACCCGGCTGCAACCCGGCGAGTACCGTGAGGTCTGCGCAGGCCAGGCGGACCCGACGCGGCCCGCGCTGGTGATCGGCCCGGGTACTGGCCTGGGCGTTGGCAGTCTGCTGCGCCTGGGCGAGCAGCACTGGCTGGCGCTGCCGGGTGAGGGTGGGCATGTCGACCTGCCGGTGGGCAATGCCCGCGAGGCGGCGCTCCATCAGCAGATGCACGACCAGATCGGCCACGTCAGCGCCGAGACCGTCCTCAGTGGTGGTGGCCTGGTGCGCTTGTATCAGGCCATGTGCGCGCTGGACGGCGACACGCCCCGACACACATCCCCGGCGCAGGTCACCGATGCGGCCCTGGGCGGCGAACCACGGGCGCTGGCCGTCATCGAGCAGTTCTGCCGCTTCCTCGGGCGCGTGGCTGGTAACAATGTGCTGACCCTCGGCGCACGCGGCGGGGTGTACATTGTCGGTGGCGTGATCCCGCGTTTTGCCGAGCTGTTCCTGCGCAGCGGTTTTGCCGCCAGCTTTGCCGACAAGGGCTGCATGAGTGGCTACTTCGCGGGCGTGCCGGTGTGGTTGGTGACTGCCGAATTCTCTGGCCTGCTCGGTGCCGGGGTGGCACTGCAGCAAACCCTGGATCACTGA
- the edd gene encoding phosphogluconate dehydratase encodes MHPRILEVTQRLIERSRATRERYLQLIRGAASDGPMRASLQCANFAHGVAGCGAEDKQTLRLMNAANVAIVSAYNDMLSAHQPYLHFPDQIKQALREVGSVGQFAGGVPAMCDGVTQGEPGMELAIASREVIAMSTAVALSHNMFDAALMLGICDKIVPGLMMGALRFGHLPTIFVPGGPMVSGISNKQKADVRQRYAEGKASREELLESEMKSYHSPGTCTFYGTANTNQLVMEVMGLHLPGASFVNPYTPLRDALTAEAAQQVTRMTKASGSFMPLGEIVDEKALVNSIVALHATGGSTNHTLHIPAIAQAAGIQLTWQDMADLSEVVPTLSHVYPNGKADINHFQAAGGMAFLIRELLDAGLLHEDVNTVAGHGLRRYTQEPFLDNGKLVWREGPQQSLDESILRPVARPFSAEGGLRVMEGNLGRGVMKVSAVAPEHQVVEAPARVFHDQQSLADAFKAGELECDFVAVVRFQGPRCNGMPELHKLTPFLGVLQDRGYKVALVTDGRMSGASGKIPAAIHVCPEAFDGGPLARVRDGDIVRVDGVEGTLRVMVSAEELASRELPPAPQGNDLGCGRELFGFMRMAFSPAEQGASAFTSALENLK; translated from the coding sequence ATGCATCCGCGCATCCTTGAGGTCACCCAACGGCTGATCGAACGTAGCCGTGCCACCCGCGAACGCTACCTGCAGCTGATTCGTGGCGCGGCCAGTGACGGCCCCATGCGTGCCAGCCTGCAATGCGCCAACTTCGCCCACGGTGTGGCCGGTTGCGGCGCCGAGGACAAGCAGACCCTGCGCTTGATGAACGCGGCCAACGTCGCCATCGTCTCGGCCTACAACGACATGCTCTCGGCGCACCAGCCGTATCTGCATTTCCCTGACCAGATCAAGCAGGCCCTGCGCGAGGTCGGCTCGGTCGGCCAGTTCGCCGGTGGCGTGCCGGCCATGTGCGACGGCGTGACTCAAGGCGAGCCGGGTATGGAACTGGCTATCGCCAGCCGCGAAGTGATCGCCATGTCCACGGCGGTAGCGCTGTCGCACAACATGTTCGACGCAGCGTTGATGCTCGGCATCTGCGACAAGATCGTCCCCGGGCTGATGATGGGGGCGCTGCGCTTCGGCCATCTGCCGACCATCTTCGTTCCGGGCGGGCCGATGGTTTCCGGCATTTCCAACAAGCAGAAGGCCGACGTGCGCCAGCGCTATGCCGAAGGCAAGGCCAGCCGCGAGGAACTGCTCGAGTCGGAAATGAAGTCCTACCACAGCCCCGGCACCTGCACGTTCTACGGCACTGCCAACACCAACCAGCTGGTGATGGAAGTCATGGGCCTGCACCTGCCAGGTGCCTCGTTCGTCAACCCTTACACCCCGCTGCGCGATGCCCTGACCGCCGAGGCAGCACAGCAGGTCACGCGCATGACCAAGGCCAGTGGCAGCTTCATGCCGCTGGGCGAGATCGTCGACGAGAAGGCGCTGGTCAACTCCATCGTGGCGTTGCACGCTACCGGCGGCTCGACCAACCACACCCTGCACATCCCGGCAATCGCCCAGGCGGCCGGCATCCAGCTGACCTGGCAGGACATGGCCGACCTGTCCGAAGTGGTGCCGACCCTGTCCCACGTCTACCCCAATGGCAAGGCCGACATCAACCACTTCCAGGCCGCTGGCGGCATGGCCTTCCTGATCCGTGAACTGCTCGATGCCGGGCTGTTGCACGAAGACGTCAACACCGTGGCTGGCCACGGCCTGCGCCGCTATACCCAGGAGCCGTTCCTCGACAACGGCAAGCTGGTGTGGCGCGAAGGGCCGCAGCAGAGCCTGGACGAGAGCATCCTGCGCCCGGTGGCGCGGCCATTCTCGGCCGAAGGCGGCCTGCGGGTGATGGAAGGCAACCTGGGCCGTGGCGTGATGAAGGTCTCGGCGGTAGCGCCTGAGCACCAGGTGGTCGAGGCGCCGGCACGGGTGTTCCATGACCAGCAGTCGCTGGCCGATGCCTTCAAGGCCGGTGAGCTGGAGTGCGATTTCGTTGCCGTGGTGCGCTTCCAGGGCCCGCGCTGCAACGGCATGCCCGAGCTGCACAAGCTGACGCCGTTCCTCGGCGTGCTGCAGGACCGCGGCTACAAGGTGGCGCTGGTGACCGACGGGCGCATGTCAGGCGCTTCGGGCAAGATCCCGGCGGCCATCCACGTCTGCCCCGAAGCGTTCGATGGTGGGCCGCTGGCACGCGTGCGTGATGGTGATATCGTGCGGGTCGATGGCGTCGAAGGCACGCTGCGGGTCATGGTGTCGGCAGAAGAGCTGGCCAGCCGTGAGCTGCCGCCCGCGCCCCAGGGCAACGACCTGGGCTGCGGCCGTGAACTGTTCGGCTTCATGCGCATGGCGTTCAGCCCGGCAGAGCAGGGTGCGAGCGCCTTCACCTCGGCCCTGGAGAACCTCAAATGA
- the gltR gene encoding two-component system response regulator GltR, giving the protein MSTAGKSILMVDDDQEIRELLQTYLSRAGFQVHGEADGQGFRRALENAHCDLVILDVMLPDEDGFSLCRWVRQHPRQSRVPIIMLTASSDEADRVIGLELGADDYLGKPFSPRELQARIKALLRRSEFGQAAPASAVLAFDDWRLDTVSHRLFHRDGEEVILSGADFALLKLFLDHPQQILDRDTIGNATRGREPMPLDRIVDMAVSRLRQRLRDTDKPPRLIRTVRGSGYLLAAHVCCAS; this is encoded by the coding sequence TTGAGCACTGCCGGAAAATCGATCCTGATGGTCGACGACGATCAGGAAATTCGTGAACTGCTGCAAACCTACCTGAGCCGCGCCGGCTTCCAGGTCCACGGCGAAGCCGACGGCCAGGGTTTTCGCCGCGCCTTGGAAAACGCCCACTGCGACCTGGTGATCCTCGACGTCATGCTCCCCGACGAAGACGGCTTCAGCCTGTGCCGCTGGGTGCGCCAGCACCCGCGCCAGTCGCGGGTACCGATCATCATGCTGACCGCCAGCTCCGATGAAGCCGACCGCGTCATCGGCCTGGAACTGGGGGCCGATGATTACCTGGGCAAGCCGTTCAGCCCGCGTGAGCTGCAGGCGCGCATCAAGGCCCTGTTGCGCCGCAGCGAGTTCGGCCAGGCCGCGCCAGCCAGTGCCGTGCTGGCCTTCGATGACTGGCGTCTGGATACCGTCAGCCACCGCCTGTTCCACCGCGATGGTGAAGAGGTGATTCTGTCCGGGGCCGACTTCGCCCTGCTCAAGCTGTTTCTCGATCACCCTCAACAGATTCTCGACCGCGACACCATCGGCAACGCCACCCGTGGCCGCGAGCCGATGCCGCTGGACCGCATCGTCGACATGGCGGTCAGCCGCCTGCGCCAGCGCCTGCGCGACACCGACAAGCCGCCGCGGCTGATCCGCACCGTGCGTGGCAGTGGTTACCTGCTGGCTGCCCATGTCTGCTGCGCTTCCTGA
- a CDS encoding ATP-binding protein, whose translation MSAALPERRWRLLPRSLLGRMLLLTLFVVLLAQGLSSLIWVAQLRASQLQGLRASAGSLAHSMSASVSYFRSLPVAYRPMVLDQLRSMGGTRFFVSLNDKPLDMPVLPITPRKQAVIDVFQQVLHERLGEQMEISVEFVAPDDLRIFNSGLKLDELPRSWAHYSLTLEPLNPPVLVTQIRLDQGEWLYIASLLPEPYTSLESERLPRQQIGFIVLTTALLLLFIGLLVHWQSWPLKRLARAARELSLGADVAPVAEGGGSEVVEVGRAFNSMRERISRYLTERSQLFSAISHDLRTPITRLRLRVELLEDERLQAKFSQDLDELELLVKGALQCVKDTDIHENIEPIDLNQVLEILAEPYLGDGRITVEGRALSPYPGKPLALRRCIGNLIDNAIKYGERAHLRIIDNAEGFVLQVDDQGPGVPQQQMEQVFEPHFRLAGKQQGYGLGLGIARNIAHSHGGEVSLLNLREGGLRVTLYLPRGVD comes from the coding sequence ATGTCTGCTGCGCTTCCTGAGCGACGCTGGCGCCTGCTGCCGCGCTCGCTGCTGGGGCGCATGCTGCTGCTGACCCTGTTCGTGGTGCTGCTGGCCCAGGGCCTGTCGAGCCTGATCTGGGTTGCCCAGTTGCGTGCCAGCCAGTTGCAGGGGCTGCGCGCCAGTGCCGGGAGCCTGGCCCATTCCATGAGCGCCAGCGTCAGCTACTTCCGCTCGTTGCCGGTGGCCTATCGGCCGATGGTGCTCGATCAATTGCGCAGCATGGGTGGCACGCGCTTCTTCGTGTCGCTCAACGACAAGCCGCTGGACATGCCGGTGTTGCCCATCACGCCACGCAAGCAGGCGGTGATCGACGTGTTCCAGCAGGTGCTGCACGAACGCCTGGGGGAGCAGATGGAAATCTCCGTCGAATTCGTCGCCCCCGATGACCTGCGCATCTTCAACAGCGGCCTGAAGCTCGATGAGCTGCCGCGCTCGTGGGCGCATTACTCGCTGACCCTGGAGCCGCTCAACCCGCCAGTGCTGGTGACCCAGATCCGCCTGGACCAGGGCGAGTGGCTGTACATCGCATCCTTGCTGCCCGAGCCTTACACCAGCCTCGAAAGCGAACGCCTGCCGCGCCAGCAGATCGGCTTCATTGTCCTCACCACGGCCTTGCTGCTGTTGTTCATCGGCTTGCTGGTGCACTGGCAGAGCTGGCCGCTCAAGCGCCTGGCCCGCGCCGCGCGTGAGCTGTCATTGGGCGCGGATGTGGCGCCGGTGGCCGAGGGCGGCGGCAGCGAGGTGGTCGAAGTGGGGCGGGCGTTCAACAGCATGCGCGAGCGCATCAGCCGTTACCTGACCGAGCGTTCCCAGTTGTTCAGCGCCATTTCCCACGACCTGCGCACACCGATCACGCGCTTGCGCCTGCGCGTGGAACTGCTCGAGGACGAGCGCCTGCAGGCCAAGTTCAGCCAGGACCTCGACGAGCTGGAGCTGCTGGTCAAAGGGGCACTGCAATGCGTCAAGGACACCGACATCCACGAGAACATCGAGCCGATCGACCTCAACCAGGTGCTGGAGATTCTCGCCGAGCCCTATCTGGGTGACGGCCGTATTACCGTCGAAGGGCGAGCCCTGTCGCCGTACCCGGGCAAGCCGCTGGCCCTGCGCCGCTGCATCGGCAACCTGATCGACAATGCCATCAAGTATGGCGAGCGGGCACACCTGCGGATCATCGACAATGCCGAGGGCTTTGTCCTGCAGGTGGATGACCAGGGCCCCGGCGTGCCGCAACAGCAGATGGAGCAGGTGTTCGAGCCGCATTTTCGCCTGGCCGGCAAGCAGCAGGGCTATGGCCTGGGCCTGGGTATCGCGCGCAACATCGCCCATAGCCATGGCGGCGAAGTGAGCCTGCTCAACCTGCGCGAAGGTGGCTTGCGGGTGACGCTCTATCTACCAAGAGGCGTGGATTGA
- a CDS encoding FecR family protein, which produces MTDSPVTRPPATGPDARARALDEALDWLVRLQCASEADTLAFEQWLSAAPENAEAYVEAEALWNGTPLRQAALHLHQHQRRSLRGRLRAHWKPLATAAVLLVGLFTFGNLPVRLQADHLTVVGERQRLELDDGAKVLLNTNSAFASDLQGGRQVARLLQGEAYFQVPGSAQLPLEVQAGPVRAQVRDTDFAVRYLDGEAQVRVQRGDVDLQAASNQRIRLSAGDSISVGPQGFGQRQRPDMHKDLAWVDGRLVFENCPLSQVLAEVRRYYPGWIINRNDHLDDMAVTGNYRLDQPLETLRALAHITSAQLHEFPAVVIIN; this is translated from the coding sequence GTGACCGACAGCCCCGTCACTCGCCCGCCAGCCACCGGGCCCGACGCCCGCGCCCGCGCGCTGGACGAGGCGCTGGACTGGCTCGTGCGCCTGCAGTGCGCCAGCGAGGCCGACACCCTGGCCTTCGAGCAATGGCTCAGCGCAGCCCCTGAAAACGCCGAAGCCTATGTCGAGGCCGAAGCCTTGTGGAACGGCACCCCGCTGCGCCAGGCCGCCCTGCACCTGCACCAGCATCAGCGCCGCTCGTTGCGCGGGCGCCTGCGTGCCCACTGGAAGCCACTGGCGACCGCCGCCGTGCTGCTGGTCGGGCTGTTCACCTTCGGCAACCTGCCAGTGCGCCTGCAGGCGGACCACCTGACCGTGGTCGGTGAGCGCCAGCGCCTGGAGCTGGATGACGGCGCCAAGGTCCTGCTCAACACCAACTCCGCTTTCGCCAGCGACCTGCAGGGCGGGCGCCAGGTCGCGCGCCTGCTGCAGGGCGAGGCGTATTTCCAGGTGCCCGGTAGCGCCCAGCTGCCGCTTGAAGTGCAGGCCGGGCCCGTGCGTGCACAGGTGCGCGACACCGATTTTGCCGTGCGCTACCTCGACGGCGAGGCGCAGGTTCGCGTGCAACGTGGCGACGTCGACCTGCAGGCCGCCAGCAACCAGCGCATCCGCCTCAGTGCCGGCGACAGCATCAGTGTCGGCCCGCAAGGCTTCGGCCAGCGCCAGCGCCCGGACATGCACAAGGACCTGGCCTGGGTCGATGGCCGCCTGGTGTTCGAGAACTGCCCCTTGAGCCAGGTATTGGCCGAAGTGCGGCGCTATTACCCCGGCTGGATCATCAACCGCAACGACCACCTCGACGACATGGCGGTGACCGGCAACTACCGCCTCGATCAGCCGCTGGAAACCCTGCGCGCCCTGGCCCACATCACCTCGGCGCAACTGCACGAGTTCCCCGCCGTGGTGATCATCAACTGA
- the gap gene encoding type I glyceraldehyde-3-phosphate dehydrogenase: protein MTLRIAINGFGRIGRNVLRALYTQGYRQDLQVVAINDLGDSAMNAHLLKYDSVHGTFDAVVEADHESLTVNGDRIAVSAIRNPAELPWKAEAIDVVFECTGLFTDRAKAAAHLAAGAGKVIVSAPGKGVDATVVYGVNHDILRASHQVISNASCTTNCLAPIAQVLHREFGIEQGLMTTIHAYTNDQVLTDVYHSDPYRARSATQSMIPSKTGAAEAVGLVLPELAGKLTGMAVRVPVINVSLVDLTVNLKREATAEQVNQLFLEASRHSKVLGYNALPLVSCDFNHNPLSSIFDANHTRANGRMLKVLAWYDNEWGFSNRMLDNCLALASAR, encoded by the coding sequence ATGACCCTACGTATCGCCATCAATGGATTCGGCCGCATCGGGCGCAATGTATTGCGCGCACTTTATACCCAAGGCTACCGCCAGGACCTGCAGGTCGTCGCCATCAACGACCTGGGTGACAGCGCGATGAACGCCCACCTGCTCAAATATGACAGCGTGCACGGCACCTTCGATGCAGTGGTCGAGGCCGACCATGAAAGCCTCACGGTCAATGGTGACCGTATCGCGGTCAGTGCCATCCGCAACCCGGCCGAACTGCCCTGGAAGGCCGAAGCGATCGACGTGGTGTTCGAATGCACCGGGCTGTTCACCGACCGCGCCAAGGCCGCCGCACACCTGGCTGCTGGCGCCGGCAAGGTGATCGTCTCGGCACCGGGCAAGGGCGTCGATGCCACCGTGGTGTACGGGGTCAACCACGATATCCTGCGGGCTTCGCACCAGGTCATCTCCAACGCCTCGTGCACCACCAACTGCCTGGCGCCGATCGCTCAGGTGCTGCACCGCGAGTTCGGCATCGAACAGGGGCTGATGACCACCATCCACGCCTACACCAACGACCAGGTGCTGACCGACGTCTACCACAGCGACCCGTACCGCGCCCGCTCGGCCACCCAGTCGATGATCCCGAGCAAGACCGGCGCCGCCGAGGCCGTGGGCCTGGTGCTGCCGGAGCTGGCCGGCAAGCTCACCGGCATGGCCGTGCGCGTACCGGTGATCAACGTGTCACTGGTCGACCTTACCGTCAACCTCAAGCGCGAGGCCACCGCCGAGCAGGTCAACCAGCTGTTCCTCGAAGCCAGCCGGCACTCCAAGGTGCTCGGCTACAACGCCCTGCCGCTGGTGTCTTGCGATTTCAACCACAACCCGCTGTCGTCGATCTTCGATGCCAACCATACCCGCGCCAACGGGCGGATGCTCAAGGTGCTGGCCTGGTATGACAACGAGTGGGGGTTCTCCAACCGCATGCTGGACAACTGCCTGGCGTTGGCCAGCGCGCGCTGA
- a CDS encoding RNA polymerase sigma factor encodes MSQSRFNSVFLVQRLSLLRTLQRMVGNPSTAEDLLQETYLRVSRALGERPIEHLEPFVFQTARNLALDHLRTRRVQSRMLVDDVPDEVLHNVASPLGSSEDAAHAEQLLKHLSVSLNQLTERQQRIFILSRLHGASYLEIAEQLQVSASTVQKELKLIMAICMGVADRLK; translated from the coding sequence GTGAGTCAGTCCCGGTTCAACTCCGTCTTCCTCGTCCAGCGCCTTTCCCTGCTGCGCACCCTGCAACGCATGGTGGGCAACCCCAGCACGGCCGAGGACCTGTTGCAGGAAACCTACCTGCGGGTATCCCGCGCCTTGGGTGAACGGCCCATCGAACACCTCGAGCCGTTCGTCTTCCAGACCGCCCGCAACCTCGCCCTGGACCACCTGCGTACACGGCGGGTGCAGTCGCGCATGCTGGTCGACGATGTGCCTGACGAGGTGCTGCACAATGTCGCGTCCCCGCTCGGCAGCAGCGAGGACGCCGCCCACGCCGAACAACTGCTCAAGCACCTGAGCGTCAGCCTCAACCAGCTGACCGAACGCCAGCAGCGCATCTTCATCCTCAGCCGCCTGCACGGCGCCAGCTACCTGGAAATTGCCGAGCAACTGCAAGTCTCGGCCAGCACGGTACAGAAGGAACTGAAACTGATCATGGCGATCTGCATGGGCGTGGCCGACCGCCTCAAATGA